The Pleurodeles waltl isolate 20211129_DDA chromosome 6, aPleWal1.hap1.20221129, whole genome shotgun sequence genome has a segment encoding these proteins:
- the LOC138299228 gene encoding zinc finger protein 84-like, whose amino-acid sequence MACVQEQTQQGDPDISNTNSKCVNSFCYQSRFTECEKAHTGQKPYQCPECHKGFHHKSFLSQHERTHTGHKPYQCSECWKSFSHKKTLTEHERTHTGQKPYQCSECWKSFRQQSALAQHERTHTGQKPYQCSECWKSFSHKKTLTEHERTHTGQKPYQCSECWKSFRQQSALAQHERTHTGQKPYQCSECQKGFCHRSGLTRHQRTHTGQRPYQCSECQKSFCDRSSLTSHEATHTGHKPYHCSECQKSFSAKSDLTRHERTHTGHKPYQCSECWKSFSQKSGLIYHERIHTGYKPYQCSECWKNFNEKQSLIQHERLHTGQKPYQCSECQKSFRAKCVLTKHERTHTGHKPYQCSECQKSFSQKTFLILHERTHTGQKPYQCSECQKSFSQKSGLTQHERTHTGQKPYQCSECLKSFSHKSVLAQHEITHTGQKLHQCSQCEKNFSWKSGLIRHKRAHKTISVL is encoded by the coding sequence atggcatgtgtccaggAACAAACCCAACAAGGAGATCCAGACATCTCAAATACGAACAGTAAATGTGTGAACAGCTTTTGTTATCAATCCCGCTTCACTGAATGTGAAAAAGCTCACACTGGGCAAAAACCTTATCAGTGCCCTGAATGCCATAAAGGTTTCCATCACAAATCCTTTCTCTCTCAACATGAGAGAACCCATACTGGGCACAAAccatatcagtgctctgaatgctggAAAAGCTTCAGTCACAAAAAGACTCTTACTGaacatgagagaactcacactggacaaaaaccatatcagtgctctgaatgctggAAAAGCTTCCGTCAACAATCTGCTCTGGCAcaacatgagagaactcacactggacaaaaaccatatcagtgctctgaatgctggAAAAGCTTCAGTCACAAAAAGACTCTTACTGaacatgagagaactcacactggacaaaaaccatatcagtgctctgaatgctggAAAAGCTTCCGTCAACAATCTGCTCTGGCAcaacatgagagaactcacactggacaaaaaccgtatcagtgctctgaatgtcaaAAAGGTTTCTGTCACAGATCCGGTTTAACTCGACATCAAAGAACTCACACTGGCCAAAGAccgtatcagtgctctgaatgccagaAAAGTTTCTGTGATAGATCCAGTTTAACATCACATGAGGCAactcacactgggcacaaaccttaTCATTGCTCTGAATGCCAAAAAAGCTTCAGTGCAAAATCTGACCTTACTAGACATGAGAGAACCCATACTGGGCACAAAccatatcagtgctctgaatgctggAAAAGCTTCAGTCAGAAATCTGGTCTCATTTACCATGAGAGAATTCATACTGGGTACAAACcctatcagtgctctgaatgctggAAAAACTTCAATGAGAAACAAAGTCTAATTCAACATGAGAGACTACATACTGGacaaaaaccttatcagtgctctgagtGCCAAAAAAGCTTCCGTGCAAAATGTGTCCTTACTAAACATGAGAGAACTCATACTGGGCACAAAccatatcagtgctctgaatgccaaaAAAGCTTCAGTCAGAAAACCTTTCTCATTCTGCACgagagaactcacactggacaaaaaccatatcagtgctctgaatgccaaaAAAGCTTCAGTCAGAAATCTGGTTTAACTcaacatgagagaactcacactggacaaaaaccgtatcagtgctctgaatgcttGAAAAGCTTCAGTCATAAATCTGTTCTCGCTCAACATGAGATAACTCACACTGGACAAAAACTACATCAGTGCTCTCAATGCGAAAAAAACTTCAGTTGGAAATCTGGTCTCATTCGACATAAGAGAGCTCACAAAAccatatcagtgctctga